The Deltaproteobacteria bacterium genome includes the window TTCCAGAAGAAACTCGGCGAGGTAGGAGCCGTCCTGTCCTGTTATCCCGGTTATCAGCGCTTTTTTCAATTTATATCTCCCTCTTATCCACGACCCTTTTCGCTTTGCCCTGGAACCTCTCGATGGTTTTGGGTTCCACAAGCTTTACGGCGACCCCAAGGCCCAGTGCGCTGCGAAGATCATCCTTTATCCGGTCCAGGATGTCGCGTTGTCTCTTCATCTCGTCGAAAAAGAAGGCCTCCGTGACCTCTACGAGAACCTCCATCGAATCCAGGGCTCCGTCCCGCGACAGGACGATCTGATAGTGGGGAGTAACACCTTCGAACTGGCTGAGCACCGCCTCGACCTGGCTCGGAAAAATGTTCACCCCTTTGATGATGATCATATCATCGGATCTGCCTTTCACCTTCTCTATCTTTATCAGGGAGCGGCCGCATGGACAATCGTCAACATAAAGGCGTGTGAGGTCCCTGGTTCTGAACCGGATCAGGGGCATCGCCTCGTTGGTGATGGTGGTGATCACAAGTTCCCCGACTTCGCCCCTGGGCAGGCGTTTACCTGTATCCGGATCAATAATTTCAGGGAGGTAGTGGTCCTCGTTGAAGTGAAGGCCGGATTTCGCGTGGCACTCCCCCGCCACACCCGGGCCCATGACCTCGGAAAGACCGTAGTTGTCGGTGGCGATTATCCCCAGTTTGCCCTCGATCTCCGACCTCATCTTTTCGGACCATGGCTCTGAGCCGAAAAGGCCGTAACGAAGGCTGAGCCTACCGATGTCGATACTGTTTTCCTCCATCACCTCGCTGATAAAAAGGGCGTAGGACGGGGTGCATACAAGGGCCGAGGTCCGGTAATCCTCCATGATCATCAACTGCTTCCTTGTGTTGCCGCTGGAGACGGGAATAACCGAGGCGCCGATCTTCTCGGCCCCGGCGTGCAGTCCGAACCCCCCCGTAAAAAGGCCGTATCCGAAGGCGATCTGGACCACATCATCCCTGGTGACGCCGCCGGAGGTGAGGATACGGGCAACCAGTTCGCTCCACTTCTCCAGGTCGTTGCGTGAATAACAGATAACGGTCGGCTTGCCGGTGGTCCCGGTCGAAGAGTGGATACGGACAACCTCCCTGAGGGGAACCGCGAGCATCCCGTACGGATAGTTCTCGCGCAGGTCGTCTTTGGTTGTAAATGGGATTTTTTCCAGATCATCCATGGTCCGGATGTCGGACGGCTGGAGACCCGGGTCGTCGAAACGACGCTGGTAGAACCTTACGTTCCTGTAAACCCGGTTCAGGGTGGATTGAAGCCTCTCCAGCTGGAGTTGTTCCAGCTCATCGCGAGACATCTTTTCGGCGGATTCATTCCATATCCTCTGTTTATTCATATGAAGACCTCTTATCTATATTGATATGGTCGTAAAAAGTCCCTGAATGGCTTTTTCGGCGCTCAGTCGGCGTCCCAGATCTCCTTCTTCCCCTTGCCCAGATATGCCCGCTGGACCTCCCGGTTCTCCAGCAATCGGTCGGCGCTGTCCTGAAGCACGACGGTCCCGGTCTCCAGGACATAGCCACGATCGGCTATCGCCAGAGCGGCGTGGGCGTTCTGCTCCACCAGGAGGACCGTAACACCGCTTTCCCTCAGCCGTAAAATAACCCTGAAGATCTCTGCTGAAACGATCGGCGCCAACCCCAGGGAAGGTTCGTCAAGCAGCAGGAGTTTCGGCCGTGCCATAAGGGCCCTGGCAACCGCCAACATCTGCTGTTCCCCTCCGCTTAAAGTCCCGGCCTGCTGCGATTTTCGTTCTTTAAGGAGAGGGAACAGGGCGAAGGCCTCTTCCAGGCTCTGGGCGATCTCATCCTTTTCCCCGGAACGATATCTGATATATGCTCCCAGTTTAAGATTATCTTCCACGGTGAGGGGGGAGAAAACCAGCCGGCCCTCCGGAACCTGTGAAATTCCTCCACGCACGATCTTCTCCGGTGAACGATTGTGGATCTCCTTATCCCTCAGTTTAATCGTCCCGCTCCGGACTTTCAACAGCCCGCTTATTGCATTGATCAATGTTGTCTTGCCTGCTCCGTTGGCCCCTATGAGGGCGACGACCTCCCCCTCCCCCACGTGGATGGAAACCCCCTTGAGGATCTGGATGCGTCCATAGTATGTGGTAATGTTCCTGACCCTCAGCAACGGTCGGCTACCTCCTGCGCCCTGCTATATTGATGGTTCATCCTGGAAATGAGTACCTGGATGAGGACCATACCCCTTTTCAGCTCCGCACGGGATTGCCACGTCACTCTCGTCTCCCTCGATGCTCCTCGCAATGACAGCAAAATAATAATATTAAGGTACGCATTAACCGGATGACCCTAAAATTTAAAATTACTAATCCCTGATTTTATCCTGTGTAATAACCCTGCCTGTCCTGAGCAAGCGGAGTGCGCCGAAGGGTGGTGTGACCTTCGAACGGTCACGCTGTGGTAAAACAATGCGCTCTGTCGCGGTGCGCCGTTCCTTAACCCAGGCTTTTTACTCAACCCCGAGGTAGGCCTTAAGCACCTTTTCGTCCTTGCGGATAGCCTCGGGATCGCCCTCGGCGATAAGCTTTCCCTGGTCCATTACCATAACGTGTTCGGAAACCTCCATCACCAGGTCCATATCGTGTTCCACCAGGAGAATAGTGATGTCTGCGTTTTTGATACGCACAATCAATTCAGCAAGGTCCTGCGTTTCCCTGTTGTTCAGGCCGGCCGCCGGCTCGTCCAGCATGAGGAGGCGAGGTTCCGAGGCCAGGGCCCTTGCCATCTCGAGGACCCTCTGTCTGCCGAACGGCAGGCTGGATGCTATCTTTTCCCATCCCCCATCGAGGCCGACGAACCGGAGCCAATACATGGACCGTTCCCGGATGGCACGTTCTTCCCTGATCGCCGACGGCAGCTTCAGCGCCGACGAGAAAATTCCCGACTTCGATCGAAGGTGCATTCCCACCATCACGTTTTCCAGAACCGTCATCTCGGAGAAAAGCTGGAGATTCTGGAAGGTCCTCGTAAGCCCGCGGGAGGCGATCCGGTGGGGCGGGCTCTCCGAAATCCTCTCCCCGTCAAAAACGACCTCGCCGCCGGAAGGCCGCAAAACACCGGATACCACGTTAAAAAAAGTAGTTTTGCCGGCGCCGTTAGGACCGATGATCGACTGGATAATCCCACGGCGCACCTCCATGTCCACCCCGTCGAGAGCCTTGACACCGCCAAAATACTTCGTCAGTTTATCTGTTTTGAGTAAGGGGCTCATCTCTTTTCATCCGCCTGGGCAGCCGGGCCCTTAAAGGCGCCGTAGGCGCGGATCATGAGGTCCTCTACCCCCCTCAGAAGGCCCCTCGGCATGAAGATCATGACAACCAGAAGGATCAATCCGAATAGCGCACTCTCATAATTTTCGAAAAATGTGAGAAACTCGGGAAGGCTTGTCAGAAGAGCGGCTCCGAATACCGCTCCC containing:
- a CDS encoding phenylacetate--CoA ligase; amino-acid sequence: MNKQRIWNESAEKMSRDELEQLQLERLQSTLNRVYRNVRFYQRRFDDPGLQPSDIRTMDDLEKIPFTTKDDLRENYPYGMLAVPLREVVRIHSSTGTTGKPTVICYSRNDLEKWSELVARILTSGGVTRDDVVQIAFGYGLFTGGFGLHAGAEKIGASVIPVSSGNTRKQLMIMEDYRTSALVCTPSYALFISEVMEENSIDIGRLSLRYGLFGSEPWSEKMRSEIEGKLGIIATDNYGLSEVMGPGVAGECHAKSGLHFNEDHYLPEIIDPDTGKRLPRGEVGELVITTITNEAMPLIRFRTRDLTRLYVDDCPCGRSLIKIEKVKGRSDDMIIIKGVNIFPSQVEAVLSQFEGVTPHYQIVLSRDGALDSMEVLVEVTEAFFFDEMKRQRDILDRIKDDLRSALGLGVAVKLVEPKTIERFQGKAKRVVDKREI
- a CDS encoding ABC transporter ATP-binding protein, whose amino-acid sequence is MLRVRNITTYYGRIQILKGVSIHVGEGEVVALIGANGAGKTTLINAISGLLKVRSGTIKLRDKEIHNRSPEKIVRGGISQVPEGRLVFSPLTVEDNLKLGAYIRYRSGEKDEIAQSLEEAFALFPLLKERKSQQAGTLSGGEQQMLAVARALMARPKLLLLDEPSLGLAPIVSAEIFRVILRLRESGVTVLLVEQNAHAALAIADRGYVLETGTVVLQDSADRLLENREVQRAYLGKGKKEIWDAD
- a CDS encoding ABC transporter ATP-binding protein; protein product: MSPLLKTDKLTKYFGGVKALDGVDMEVRRGIIQSIIGPNGAGKTTFFNVVSGVLRPSGGEVVFDGERISESPPHRIASRGLTRTFQNLQLFSEMTVLENVMVGMHLRSKSGIFSSALKLPSAIREERAIRERSMYWLRFVGLDGGWEKIASSLPFGRQRVLEMARALASEPRLLMLDEPAAGLNNRETQDLAELIVRIKNADITILLVEHDMDLVMEVSEHVMVMDQGKLIAEGDPEAIRKDEKVLKAYLGVE